The window CTAATAAAACAGGTAGGTACTGAGATACCATTTCAGCAACCCCTAAGTTATTCGGGTGCATTATCCAATCTATTTGTTTCCAATCGAGAATCCCTTCTCTTGTTTTTTGTATAGGTTCATTCCCTAATGTTGCCTCTACTTCGAATAAGTACACATATAACCCATCTTTTTCGCCATCACTTTTATCCCATGTAATTACAGCTTTTGAGTAATATTCGTTTACTTTGATACCTGTTTCCTCAAATACTTCACGTATTGCGCCCTCGTCAGCTGATTCTCCTGCTTCATATTTACCACCAACCCCGTTCCAAACACCCATAATCGGTGGTTTTTCACGATTCAGCATTAAGATCCGGTCATTACTTTTCAAAAAACATACATTATATTTAAACAATAAATCATCTCCACAATTAAATTATTATACTTCAACTAATTTGTAACCTAACCATCTTATTTTTTGTTTTTATAACATCAAATAAATAAACTAAAAGACTAATTATTACTGAAAGTTGTAGTCTTGAACTTATTCCAACCAGCATAACTAATCCAACGTTTGTTTTCTATTGCTCATTTCCCACTTTTTCCATTTAGCGTAATCGTGGCTAATTGCACCCCAAAAAAAGTTAAAAAGAAAATGAATATTATTAGATTCTCATTTATAGTCAAATCGCCATATCGATATACAACATAATATGAAAGAACAGCAATGGATAAAGACCATAGGCCACGAAAGATCTTTCTTCTATAACTCAACTTAAAAAAACTAATTCAAATCCTTTATCCACCTTTTCTTCGTCTTTAAAAATAACGGAACAAAATATGGATACAATCATGACAACAATCAATACAATAATGAAATAGAAAAATGACATTCTTACACCCCTATACATTTTTAAATCATGAATAAATTATAGTACTAATAACTTCGACAAGAAACTATCTTATACTGTTTTATACTAAATACTCTTATTGAACTAACCTGCTGCGTTAGTTCAATAAGAAAAAATGCTTTACTCCTTCTTGAAGTAAAGCACCTGTTAGTTGGACAAGAATAGAGCTAACGCCACCATTCTTTAACTGTCTTTTTATATGATTTCTCATTTTCATCTATTATTTCAACTAGACAATCATAAGTTTCTAATTCATTACCTGAAGTACCAATGTGAGTTTTTTCTAAGTTAAAAACTATAGTCACTTTTGCAGATTTAACATTATCTAATGGAATATTCTCACCTTTTAAATGACTTTCAAAGTCCTTTAATAAATCATTTAAAGAGCCCTTTATGACAGGTATTTCAAAAGCTTCAGGTTTGATACTTCTATCCAAAATATCTATAACAATACTCTCCATATTTTTCTCTTTTGCAATATTATGTAAATGTTCAATAACATATCCGTCATCTCGATAATTCATTAAACTTAAAAAGCTATGAACAGTGTTATGTCCTATACTTTTTAACAATTTTAACTTAGCCATTTTAGCACCTTCTAATTTTCTTTAATCTTACCATTCTTATTGAACTAACTTGTTTCGTTAGTTTAAGTGTAACATTTCACAATATATAGCCGAGATTTAATTGGGCATACTAGCGACTTACATGATACTTTTTAGCTCATAAAAGGTATTATTCTACTTCAAATAAGAAAAAGGTTAGTGGGAGAAGGAATTATAGAAATCCAACGAGAATATGTTAATAAACCAATTATTAAAATAAAGTTAA is drawn from Psychrobacillus sp. INOP01 and contains these coding sequences:
- a CDS encoding 8-oxo-dGTP diphosphatase; the protein is MFKYNVCFLKSNDRILMLNREKPPIMGVWNGVGGKYEAGESADEGAIREVFEETGIKVNEYYSKAVITWDKSDGEKDGLYVYLFEVEATLGNEPIQKTREGILDWKQIDWIMHPNNLGVAEMVSQYLPVLLEKENDYLFEYNKGIVKLLV